A window of the Firmicutes bacterium CAG:345 genome harbors these coding sequences:
- a CDS encoding unknown (no significant homology to UniProt): MNNSENQEVAASVSPSSVSYSPELYFSALISQRKENHDKIVSDYNEIIVSEAYSKEEKEVALSSLEKENNTYALELTIDRNLATVGYLYSITKIKETEKSVSIIIYQDPNGQKIDKVEIFYLTLNTLNDNSYDVSLVIHS, translated from the coding sequence ATGAATAATAGTGAAAATCAAGAAGTTGCAGCTTCGGTTTCTCCAAGTTCTGTCAGTTATTCACCTGAATTATATTTTTCAGCTTTGATAAGTCAAAGGAAAGAAAATCATGACAAAATTGTTTCAGATTATAACGAAATAATTGTTTCTGAAGCATATAGCAAAGAAGAAAAGGAAGTAGCTTTATCCTCTTTAGAAAAAGAAAATAATACTTATGCTTTAGAATTAACTATTGATAGAAATTTAGCCACAGTTGGTTATTTATATTCAATAACTAAAATAAAAGAAACTGAAAAAAGTGTCAGCATTATTATCTATCAAGATCCGAATGGTCAAAAAATTGATAAAGTTGAAATATTTTATCTGACATTGAATACATTAAATGACAATAGTTATGATGTGTCTCTTGTCATTCATTCTTAA